Proteins from one Telopea speciosissima isolate NSW1024214 ecotype Mountain lineage chromosome 1, Tspe_v1, whole genome shotgun sequence genomic window:
- the LOC122647853 gene encoding receptor-like serine/threonine-protein kinase At2g45590, giving the protein MPSRQPPPPSLVSLSVTAPPPPDPPNTEATQLHDHHHHSGSHLIPPIAGAAAALSIFLFLAVLYRKLSRKRTVPADLKPPHRFSYTLLRRVTSSFSSSNRLGKGGFGSVYRGTLPSGQEIAVKVMDSGSLQGEREFQNELSLAGKIDCDRVVSLLGFSCDRKRRRMLLVYELMHNRSLQDALLDCKRPELMEWKRRLAIAIDIAKGLEFLHTVCDPPVIHGDIKPSNILLDSYFSAKIADFGLARLKTEENSDAVALEVVENDAPKVNTDNGSKGKKVERLEINGAGGGDDNGSILEETESVTTTYEDANAGVEQSPESFRRISDAEASPETTFVAEASPSEILDKTSVSEGYFDKLSVESSKDTIGGGENRRGGRKKSVSGKDWWWRQENGGGASDSGGVKDYVMEWIGNEIKKEKPKSDWVTASASADEATGTVTVKPSVKSERKKQRRMEWWTCLDEENIPKKEKSRQPREWWREEFCEELAKKNKTKAPKSRSGSSAGDLWWQRDEDLVPERRKKNRSRSSRSSVDWWLDGLSGEFRNGGRRNSVDWASGEIPKSGGVSSTPSMRGTVCYIAPEYGGGGQLSEKCDVYSFGVLLLVLIAGRRPLQVTGSPMSEFERANLISWTRHLARTGKLLDLVDPSIQSLDREQALLCITIALICLQRSPVHRPSMKEVVAMLSGESEPPHLPFEFSPSPPSNFPFKSRKKAR; this is encoded by the coding sequence ATGCCGTCACGCCAACCTCCGCCACCGTCGTTGGTCTCACTAAGCGTCACAGCACCACCGCCACCTGATCCTCCAAATACTGAAGCAACTCAACTGCAcgatcaccaccaccacagcgGTTCTCATCTTATTCCACCGATCGCCGGTGCCGCCGCTGCtctatctatttttttatttctagcGGTTCTTTATCGGAAATTGTCCCGTAAAAGGACGGTACCTGCCGATCTAAAGCCTCCTCATCGCTTCTCCTACACCCTTCTCCGCCGCGtcacttcttccttctcctcctccaacCGACTAGGCAAAGGTGGCTTTGGTTCCGTCTACCGTGGTACCCTCCCCTCCGGTCAAGAAATCGCCGTCAAGGTTATGGATTCTGGTTCTTTACAGGGGGAGCGGGAGTTCCAGAACGAGTTGTCACTCGCAGGGAAGATCGATTGCGACCGTGTGGTGTCCCTCCTCGGCTTCTCCTGTGACCGGAAGCGTCGACGGATGTTGCTTGTGTATGAACTTATGCATAACCGGAGCTTGCAGGATGCCCTGCTTGATTGCAAGCGTCCAGAGTTGATGGAGTGGAAGAGGCGGTTAGCCATTGCCATCGACATTGCTAAAGGTCTTGAGTTCCTTCACACCGTCTGCGATCCCCCCGTGATTCATGGCGATATCAAGCCCAGTAATATCTTGTTGGATAGTTACTTCTCTGCCAAGATTGCTGATTTCGGTCTTGCCCGATTGAAGACTGAGGAGAACTCCGATGCCGTCGCCCTGGAGGTTGTCGAGAATGATGCGCCAAAGGTTAATACGGATAATGGATCTAAGGGGAAAAAGGTAGAGAGATTGGAGATTAATGGCGCGGGTGGAGGCGACGACAACGGATCTATACTTGAAGAGACTGAGAGCGTGACGACAACTTATGAAGACGCCAATGCTGGTGTGGAGCAGTCGCCTGAGAGTTTCAGGAGGATTTCCGATGCTGAAGCATCACCGGAGACGACCTTTGTGGCAGAGGCGTCCCCTTCGGAGATCTTGGACAAGACGAGTGTGTCGGAGGGTTATTTCGATAAGCTCAGTGTTGAGAGTAGCAAGGATACAATTGGCGGCGGGGAGAACCGGaggggaggaaggaagaagagtgTTTCAGGGAAGGATTGGTGGTGGCGTCAAGAAAATGGCGGAGGTGCGTCTGACTCAGGGGGCGTCAAGGACTATGTGATGGAGTGGATTGGAAATGAGATTAAGAAGGAGAAACCCAAGAGCGATTGGGTTACTGCTTCAGCTTCTGCCGATGAGGCTACAGGTACGGTTACGGTGAAGCCCAGTGTGAAGTCAGAACGGAAGAAACAGAGGCGTATGGAGTGGTGGACTTGCTTGGATGAGGAGAATATcccaaagaaggaaaagagcCGACAGCCGCGAGAGTGGTGGCGAGAGGAGTTCTGTGAAGAACTTGCCAAGAAAAATAAGACAAAGGCCCCCAAGTCCAGAAGCGGTAGTAGTGCAGGCGACCTTTGGTGGCAGAGAGATGAGGATTTGGTTCctgagaggaggaagaagaaccgtAGCAGGAGTAGTCGGAGCAGTGTGGATTGGTGGTTAGATGGGCTCAGCGGAGAGTTTCGGAACGGTGGTCGGCGCAACAGCGTGGACTGGGCCAGCGGAGAGATCCCCAAGAGCGGCGGTGTCAGCAGCACCCCAAGCATGAGAGGTACCGTCTGCTACATCGCCCCCGAGTACGGCGGTGGTGGGCAGCTCTCGGAGAAATGCGATGTGTACAGCTTTGGGGTTCTGTTGTTAGTTCTCATCGCTGGGCGAAGACCTCTCCAGGTAACTGGTTCACCCATGTCTGAATTCGAACGAGCAAATCTCATTTCATGGACTCGTCATCTTGCCCGTACTGGAAAGTTGCTGGACCTTGTCGATCCATCCATTCAGTCTTTAGACCGAGAACAAGCCCTCCTCTGCATCACGATCGCACTCATTTGCTTACAACGTTCGCCTGTGCATCGGCCCTCCATGAAAGAAGTCGTAGCCATGCTTTCCGGTGAGTCTGAGCCTCCCCACCTGCCATTTGAATTCTCCCCTTCACCACCCTCTAATTTCCCGTTCAAGTCCAGGAAGAAGGCCCGGTGA